GGCACTTTGGACAGTTCGGTTCGATCACCGTCAGAATGCCCCGAGCTGGGCGGCTGATGTTGGCAGAACTGGGGCTGACCGTCTTTCTGGCACAGGCAGGCTGTCAGGCGGGAGGTCAATTTGTCTCTGTGGTGCAACAGAACGGCTGGACGTTGTGTCTGGTAGCGGCGATTGTGGTGCTCGTACCTTTATTGACGGGATTTCTCGTGGCTCGATTTTTCTTAAAGCTGGATCTGCTGGAAACCGCCGGGGGAATCTGCGGGGCGATGACCTCGACGCCGGGACTGGGCGCGGTCACGTCTGCCATTGATTCGAGTGTGCCCGCAACCAGCTACGCGACTGTTTATCCGGTAGCGCTGGTTCTGATTACGCTGTTGGCGCCGCTTGTCATCATGGCGGTTTCATGAAACCTGCAGGATGACAAGAAAACAGGGGCCTGTGAACTTGAATTCACAGGCCCCTGTTTCTGATGTGGGCCTCTGGCACAATATCAGCATTATTTATAGCTGACTTTCGCAAAGTAGATGGATGTTTTTCCCTCGTGGCTGGAATAGTAGCTGACGTTCAACAGGCCATCGTGCAAGACCATGTTGGCATAGCTGGTATCGCCGCCACTGGGGAGTTTCAGGAGTTCGGTGAGCGTGCCTTTCTCGACATCAATCTGGCAGATTGAGGTATGAGCTTTAGGGGAATACAGACGGACGGTTGCCAGAAAACGGCCATCGGGGAGCTGAAAGAGTTCAGGGCCCCCAATTTTCACGCCGAGATCTTTCCACTGCCAGTCTGTGTAAGGCGGTTTGGAAATGCCCAGCAGACCAGTGGCGCCTTTGCCATCGCGTCTGAGCAGGCAGTAACAGGTTTTGTCTTTGGTGAAGACGAGCGAACTTTCGTTCGTGTAACCTTTGTCGTGGAGTTTGTCGACGACGGTTTCATATTGTTTGCCGTCTTTGCTTTTATAGAGTCGAGTGAATCGGGGGCCTTCTTTGCCGGTGTGGTAACCGATGCTATACACGTTTCCGTCGTTCCATCTCATGCCCCAGAGCCACATGTTGGGATCGCCGATTTTATTTCCTTTGGACCAGTGTGTCCCATCATCTGAGAACCAGGTCATGGACTGGTGGCGCATCTCGGCAGGCTGATGCAGGGCGGCGGCACCACTCAGCATGAGCTGTCCCTGCGGAGTGACGGCGATTTTGGCATCACGCAGATCTGCAGTCTCCGAGGTGATGCGGGCAACCGGTTTCCATGTTTTCCCATCTTTGGATGAAAGGACCTGCAAGGCGCCATCGGCAGAGACGTGTTTTTTGCCGGTTCGGAAAACACAGAACCATTGATCTTTGAAACGCGTGAGTCCGGTAAAAGCGTTGTGTGGATCTTTGTCCCAGATCTTTTGAACGCTTTCCAGTTTTAGTTCAACCGGTTTCTCTGCTTTCAAGAGCGCAGATGAATTAAGAATCAGTAAGAGTGCTGCCATCAGCGGCGCGGCTTTTTTCATGGTCAGTTCCTTTATGTTGTGAAAAGAGTTTGTATTAGTCCGTATTCTGTTTGATTCGTTCCCTGACTACCTGCGGCGGCTTCCAGCCGTACGAT
This window of the Gimesia fumaroli genome carries:
- a CDS encoding sialidase family protein → MKKAAPLMAALLLILNSSALLKAEKPVELKLESVQKIWDKDPHNAFTGLTRFKDQWFCVFRTGKKHVSADGALQVLSSKDGKTWKPVARITSETADLRDAKIAVTPQGQLMLSGAAALHQPAEMRHQSMTWFSDDGTHWSKGNKIGDPNMWLWGMRWNDGNVYSIGYHTGKEGPRFTRLYKSKDGKQYETVVDKLHDKGYTNESSLVFTKDKTCYCLLRRDGKGATGLLGISKPPYTDWQWKDLGVKIGGPELFQLPDGRFLATVRLYSPKAHTSICQIDVEKGTLTELLKLPSGGDTSYANMVLHDGLLNVSYYSSHEGKTSIYFAKVSYK